The Polaribacter tangerinus genome has a segment encoding these proteins:
- a CDS encoding thioredoxin-like domain-containing protein, which produces MTKFFLLIFIFLSLNFGYSQKKIPKTQSEISFQSDNFKNKKVYLVSYYGNYKMLQDSAIANNNGELSFKKNKKYTEGLYLLVNTNREIELEFLMDYEQRFRIKVDKQKGEAQQILNSPLNTDFQNLNIFSLEKNNKINLLKKKILTTQKFADRKNIYESIDILNHEINEYKNNYINNNNNTLSLFLKLSAPIDDFSSKPANRVLKSKKDSLLYLKENCFKGIDFSDERILVNPFLEKKITGYLDYLIAKNPKSITKEAISILEKSRQKDPENSNVFKYLSLYILNKYITPKQMGNDQVFVTLYEKYFKDKSHNWLQNSQKELFKKNYYFLKNNQIGKKGRNLYMSTKNKEPINLYDIKATFTILVFWDPNCEYCKVELPKLNTLYKKNWSKNDVKIFAINLKEKEYSAWQKFIKENNLNNWTNVFVPSNVSTKYSKEELNFQQHYNVTKTPIFYLLDRNKNIIAKDIDPKNYSQIMANYMQMN; this is translated from the coding sequence ATGACTAAATTTTTCCTCCTTATCTTTATATTCCTTTCTTTAAATTTTGGATACAGTCAAAAAAAGATACCTAAAACACAATCTGAAATTAGCTTTCAGTCAGATAATTTTAAGAACAAAAAAGTATATTTGGTAAGTTATTATGGGAATTATAAGATGTTGCAAGACTCTGCAATAGCGAATAATAACGGTGAATTATCATTCAAAAAAAATAAAAAATATACAGAAGGACTTTACCTATTGGTAAATACTAACCGAGAGATTGAACTCGAATTTTTAATGGATTATGAACAACGCTTTCGTATAAAGGTAGATAAACAAAAAGGGGAAGCCCAACAAATTTTAAATTCTCCTCTAAATACAGATTTTCAAAATTTAAACATATTTTCTTTAGAGAAAAATAACAAAATTAATCTCTTAAAAAAGAAAATACTCACTACTCAAAAATTTGCAGATCGTAAAAACATTTATGAAAGTATTGATATACTGAATCATGAAATTAATGAGTACAAAAACAACTACATAAATAATAATAACAACACACTTTCTCTCTTTTTAAAACTAAGTGCTCCTATTGATGATTTTTCTTCTAAACCCGCAAACAGGGTTTTAAAATCTAAGAAAGATTCTTTATTATATTTAAAAGAAAACTGCTTTAAAGGAATCGATTTTAGTGATGAAAGAATACTTGTAAATCCATTTTTAGAGAAAAAAATTACAGGGTATTTAGATTATTTAATTGCAAAAAACCCTAAAAGTATTACAAAAGAAGCAATATCAATATTAGAAAAATCTAGGCAAAAAGACCCTGAAAATAGCAACGTTTTTAAATACTTAAGTCTATATATTTTAAACAAGTATATAACACCAAAACAAATGGGAAACGACCAGGTTTTTGTAACTCTTTACGAAAAGTATTTTAAAGACAAAAGCCACAATTGGTTGCAAAACTCTCAGAAAGAACTCTTTAAAAAAAATTATTATTTTTTAAAGAACAACCAAATTGGTAAAAAAGGTCGAAATTTATATATGAGTACAAAAAATAAAGAACCAATAAACTTATATGACATAAAAGCTACTTTTACAATTCTTGTTTTTTGGGACCCTAATTGCGAGTATTGTAAAGTAGAACTTCCTAAATTGAATACACTTTACAAGAAAAATTGGTCTAAAAATGATGTTAAAATATTTGCCATAAATTTAAAAGAAAAAGAATACAGTGCATGGCAAAAATTTATTAAAGAAAATAATTTAAATAACTGGACAAATGTTTTTGTGCCAAGTAATGTATCTACCAAATACTCGAAAGAAGAATTAAATTTCCAACAACATTATAATGTAACTAAAACTCCTATTTTTTATTTATTAGATCGAAATAAAAACATAATTGCTAAAGATATAGATCCTAAGAACTACAGTCAAATAATGGCAAATTATATGCAAATGAACTAA
- a CDS encoding GTP-binding protein: MSAIKEQRNSEIFLRPRFSIQLERRKEHVLTQFKEALNLNTTKLRGTFVDDHIFISVPKKEEHFWSPQLQLELLETSDNKTTIKGLFGPKPQVWTLFMFVHFIVGISFLGFLVLLFTRISLDESIVLPIVMLLFLPLLWIFLYFLGKIGKETGKDQMKILHDFVVRNC, from the coding sequence ATGTCAGCAATTAAAGAACAGAGAAATAGTGAAATTTTTTTAAGACCTCGATTTTCTATTCAGCTAGAACGTCGAAAAGAGCATGTACTAACTCAATTTAAAGAGGCATTAAATTTAAATACAACAAAACTTAGAGGTACTTTTGTAGACGATCATATTTTTATAAGTGTTCCTAAAAAAGAAGAACATTTTTGGTCGCCACAATTGCAATTAGAACTATTGGAAACCTCAGATAACAAAACGACTATAAAGGGTCTTTTTGGACCTAAACCTCAAGTTTGGACACTTTTTATGTTTGTTCATTTTATTGTTGGTATTTCTTTTTTAGGTTTTTTAGTATTATTATTTACTAGAATTTCACTTGATGAAAGTATTGTGTTACCTATTGTAATGTTACTTTTTTTACCACTTCTTTGGATTTTTCTCTATTTTTTAGGAAAGATTGGCAAGGAAACAGGAAAAGATCAAATGAAAATTTTACACGATTTTGTTGTGCGCAACTGTTAG
- a CDS encoding SIMPL domain-containing protein, with translation MKNNLNAIVFSLAIILAAYLLGNAIINRNSGQGTISVTGLGNADFTSDLIVWEGSFSSESLNLKTAYNNLERDKKIIHSYLLSKGLKESEIVFKAVKSRKNQKALYKNGKYAGEQFLGYVLTQYLQIDSKNVEEVAKISRQITELLNKGIQFYSQPPRYYYTKLADLKIEMISKATADAKARAEKIAENSGGKLGHLISAKMGIFQITGQNSKEDYSWGGTFNTSSKEKTASITMKLDYKSK, from the coding sequence ATGAAAAATAATTTAAATGCCATTGTTTTTTCATTGGCAATAATTCTAGCGGCGTATTTACTTGGTAACGCAATTATAAATAGAAACAGTGGCCAAGGAACAATTTCTGTAACAGGTCTAGGAAATGCAGATTTTACTTCAGACTTAATTGTATGGGAAGGTTCTTTTTCTAGTGAAAGTCTCAATTTAAAAACTGCTTACAATAACTTAGAAAGAGATAAAAAAATAATACATTCTTATTTGTTGTCTAAAGGATTAAAAGAGAGTGAAATTGTTTTTAAGGCTGTAAAAAGCAGAAAAAACCAAAAAGCGTTGTATAAAAACGGAAAGTATGCTGGGGAGCAATTTTTAGGCTATGTTCTTACACAATATTTACAAATCGACTCTAAAAATGTAGAAGAGGTAGCTAAAATTTCTAGACAAATTACGGAGTTGTTAAACAAGGGAATTCAATTTTACTCACAGCCACCAAGGTATTATTATACTAAGTTGGCCGATTTAAAAATAGAAATGATTTCTAAAGCAACAGCAGATGCAAAAGCAAGAGCCGAGAAAATAGCTGAGAATTCTGGTGGAAAATTAGGGCATTTAATTTCTGCTAAAATGGGTATTTTTCAAATTACTGGGCAAAACTCTAAAGAAGACTACTCTTGGGGAGGTACTTTTAATACCTCCTCGAAAGAGAAAACAGCCTCTATAACCATGAAACTAGATTATAAGTCTAAATAA
- the der gene encoding ribosome biogenesis GTPase Der, giving the protein MNSIVAIVGRPNVGKSTLFNRLVQRREAIVDSVSGVTRDRHYGKSDWNGKDFSVIDTGGYSIGSDDIFEEEIRKQVNLAIEEADIIVFVVDVEEGITPMDAEVAKILRKVKKPIFVTVNKVDNAMRAANAVEFYNLGLGDYHTISSINGSGTGDLLDAISEKMPAPEEVDLTAEELPRFAVVGRPNAGKSSFINALIGEDRNIVTDIAGTTRDSIDTKYNRFGFDFNLVDTAGIRKKSKVKEDLEFYSVMRAVRTIEYSDVIILVVDATRGFEGQDQNIFWLAEKNRKGVVILINKWDLVEKETNTMRDYEAKVKEQIAPFTDVPIVFISALTKQRLFKAIETAVAVFENRKTKIATSKFNDTMLEIVKNYPPPAIKGKFVKIKYCMQLPTQTPQFAFFCNLPQYVRDPYKRYVENKLREIYNFSGVPITIYFRQK; this is encoded by the coding sequence ATGAATAGCATAGTTGCCATTGTTGGAAGACCAAATGTAGGAAAATCGACACTTTTTAATAGACTAGTACAGCGTAGAGAAGCTATTGTAGATTCTGTGAGTGGTGTTACAAGAGACAGACATTATGGAAAATCTGATTGGAATGGAAAAGATTTTTCTGTAATTGATACTGGTGGATATAGTATTGGTTCTGATGATATTTTTGAAGAAGAAATAAGAAAGCAGGTAAATTTAGCAATTGAAGAGGCAGATATTATTGTTTTTGTGGTCGATGTAGAAGAAGGTATTACGCCAATGGATGCCGAAGTTGCTAAAATTCTTAGAAAAGTAAAAAAACCAATTTTTGTTACTGTTAATAAAGTAGACAATGCAATGCGTGCTGCAAATGCTGTAGAATTTTATAATTTAGGTTTGGGAGATTACCATACTATTTCTTCTATTAATGGTAGTGGAACTGGAGATTTATTAGATGCGATTTCAGAGAAAATGCCAGCTCCTGAAGAGGTAGATTTAACAGCTGAAGAATTGCCAAGGTTTGCCGTTGTTGGAAGACCAAATGCAGGAAAATCTTCATTTATTAATGCATTAATAGGAGAAGATAGAAATATTGTTACAGATATTGCTGGAACCACAAGAGACTCTATAGATACAAAATACAATCGTTTTGGTTTTGATTTTAATTTGGTAGATACTGCTGGTATCCGAAAAAAGTCGAAAGTTAAAGAAGATTTAGAGTTTTACTCGGTTATGCGTGCAGTAAGAACTATTGAATACTCTGATGTAATAATTTTGGTTGTAGATGCAACAAGAGGCTTCGAAGGACAAGATCAAAATATATTTTGGCTTGCAGAAAAAAATAGAAAAGGCGTAGTAATTCTTATTAATAAATGGGATTTAGTTGAAAAAGAAACCAACACAATGAGAGATTACGAGGCAAAAGTAAAAGAACAAATTGCTCCTTTTACAGATGTGCCAATTGTATTTATTTCTGCTTTAACAAAACAACGATTGTTTAAAGCAATTGAAACAGCTGTAGCCGTATTTGAAAACAGAAAAACTAAAATTGCTACAAGTAAGTTTAATGATACGATGCTAGAAATTGTTAAAAACTATCCGCCACCGGCCATAAAAGGAAAGTTTGTAAAAATTAAATACTGTATGCAATTACCTACGCAAACACCACAATTTGCTTTTTTCTGTAACTTACCACAATACGTTAGAGACCCTTATAAAAGATATGTAGAAAATAAACTACGTGAAATTTATAACTTCTCAGGGGTACCTATTACCATTTATTTTAGACAAAAATAA
- a CDS encoding protein adenylyltransferase SelO translates to MKLNIKNTFTTELPADKNTENTRRQVKNAVFSYVQPKKTSKPTLLHVSDEMANSLGISREDTKTDFFKNIVTGNLIYPKTTPYAMCYAGHQFGNWAGQLGDGRAINLFEVEHKKSLWKVQLKGAGETPYSRNADGLAVLRSSIREYLCSEAMHYLGIPTTRALSLSLTGDKVLRDVLYNGNPAYEKGAIVARVSPSFLRFGNFEIFAARNDIKNLKILTDYTIKHHFSYLGKPSKETYIKFFKEVTNKTLSMIVNWQRVGFVHGVMNTDNMSVLGYTIDYGPYGWLEGFDFGWTPNTTDRQNKRYRFGNQPNIGLWNLYQLANALYPLVEDAKPFEEILAHYRIDFEQQSFKMMKAKIGLFTEGINDIQLIRELEDCLQLIETDMTIFFRNLSDFEEVFTAIELLEEAIYFPNELKKEYREKWQSWFELYAKRLLKEKASDKERKEKMDSVNPKYVLRNYMAQLAIEAANKEDYSLIDTLFELLKKPYENQPENEKWFAKRPEWARNKIGCSMLSCSS, encoded by the coding sequence ATGAAATTAAATATAAAAAATACATTTACAACAGAACTTCCAGCAGATAAAAATACAGAAAACACAAGGCGACAAGTAAAAAATGCTGTGTTTTCTTATGTACAACCAAAAAAAACATCAAAGCCAACCTTACTTCATGTTTCCGATGAAATGGCTAATAGTCTTGGTATTTCAAGAGAAGACACAAAAACCGATTTTTTTAAAAATATAGTTACTGGAAATTTAATATATCCTAAAACAACACCATATGCAATGTGTTATGCAGGGCATCAATTTGGCAATTGGGCAGGACAATTAGGAGACGGAAGAGCTATCAATTTATTTGAAGTTGAGCACAAAAAATCTCTATGGAAAGTTCAATTAAAAGGAGCTGGAGAAACACCGTATTCTAGAAATGCCGATGGACTGGCGGTATTACGCTCATCTATAAGAGAGTATTTATGTAGCGAAGCAATGCATTATTTAGGCATACCAACCACGCGCGCATTATCTTTAAGCTTAACAGGTGATAAAGTACTTCGAGATGTGCTGTATAATGGAAATCCGGCATACGAAAAAGGAGCAATTGTAGCCAGAGTGTCTCCTTCTTTTTTGCGTTTTGGAAACTTCGAAATTTTTGCAGCTAGAAACGATATTAAAAACTTAAAAATACTTACCGATTATACCATTAAACATCACTTTAGTTATTTAGGGAAACCATCTAAAGAGACTTATATAAAATTCTTTAAAGAAGTCACCAACAAAACACTTTCTATGATAGTTAATTGGCAACGTGTTGGCTTTGTTCATGGTGTTATGAATACAGATAATATGTCCGTTTTAGGGTATACTATAGATTATGGCCCTTACGGATGGTTAGAAGGTTTTGATTTCGGATGGACACCCAATACAACAGATCGTCAAAATAAAAGATATCGCTTTGGAAATCAACCAAATATTGGGCTTTGGAACTTGTATCAACTAGCAAATGCTTTGTATCCTTTGGTGGAAGATGCAAAACCGTTTGAGGAAATTTTAGCACATTATAGAATCGATTTTGAACAACAATCTTTTAAAATGATGAAAGCAAAAATAGGCTTGTTTACCGAAGGTATTAATGACATACAATTGATTCGAGAATTAGAAGATTGCTTACAATTAATTGAAACAGACATGACAATTTTCTTTAGAAACCTAAGCGATTTTGAGGAAGTGTTTACTGCAATTGAACTCCTTGAAGAGGCTATTTATTTTCCTAATGAGTTAAAAAAAGAATACAGAGAAAAATGGCAATCTTGGTTCGAACTATATGCTAAAAGGCTTTTAAAAGAAAAGGCATCTGATAAGGAAAGAAAAGAAAAAATGGACTCTGTAAATCCGAAATATGTACTTCGAAACTATATGGCACAACTAGCCATAGAAGCTGCTAATAAAGAAGATTACAGTTTAATAGATACACTATTTGAACTATTGAAAAAACCCTATGAAAATCAGCCTGAAAATGAAAAATGGTTTGCAAAAAGACCTGAATGGGCTAGAAATAAAATAGGTTGCTCAATGCTATCTTGTAGTTCTTAA
- a CDS encoding aldo/keto reductase, whose translation MIELGLGTAAIGRPQYINIKTENNIPLSLNAFKEQGFAVLENAYKLGIRYFDTAPGYGLAEELVLEWVQTKNDKNIEIGTKWGYTYTAKFNSTAKIHEVKEHSLQKLKAQWAISKKMLPYLKVYQIHSATLETKVLENTEILNYLANLKEKYQLQIGITTTGKNQIEVLKKALDIKVNNIYLFDVFQITYNLLEQSLSEISEELLRQNKQIIIKEALANGRIFRNENYQHYKEMYDYLEKVAQKYKVGVDAIALKYCSQTIPNSTVLSGASTENQLKENKKLLNISLTKDEINCLNKFKVTADFYWNERKKLIWN comes from the coding sequence ATGATAGAATTAGGCTTAGGAACTGCAGCAATTGGCAGGCCACAATACATAAATATTAAAACAGAAAACAATATTCCTTTAAGTTTAAATGCTTTTAAAGAACAAGGTTTTGCTGTATTAGAAAATGCCTATAAGTTAGGTATTCGATATTTTGATACCGCACCGGGCTACGGACTAGCAGAAGAATTAGTATTAGAATGGGTGCAAACTAAAAATGATAAAAACATAGAAATTGGAACAAAATGGGGTTATACCTATACTGCAAAGTTTAATTCAACTGCCAAAATTCATGAAGTTAAAGAGCATAGTTTACAAAAACTGAAAGCGCAATGGGCTATTTCTAAAAAAATGCTTCCCTACTTAAAAGTGTATCAAATACACTCCGCTACATTAGAAACTAAAGTTTTAGAAAATACAGAAATCTTAAATTATTTAGCAAATTTAAAAGAAAAATATCAACTTCAAATAGGAATTACCACCACTGGAAAAAATCAAATAGAAGTACTAAAAAAAGCCTTAGATATAAAAGTTAATAATATCTATTTATTTGATGTTTTTCAAATTACTTATAATTTACTAGAGCAAAGTTTGTCTGAAATTTCTGAGGAATTATTACGACAAAACAAACAAATTATAATAAAAGAAGCGCTAGCAAACGGACGCATTTTTAGAAATGAAAACTACCAGCACTACAAAGAAATGTATGATTATTTAGAAAAAGTAGCACAAAAATATAAGGTTGGGGTTGATGCCATTGCACTAAAGTATTGCTCACAAACAATACCTAATAGTACAGTTTTAAGTGGTGCTAGTACCGAAAACCAACTTAAAGAAAACAAAAAATTATTAAATATCTCGTTAACTAAAGATGAAATAAATTGCTTGAACAAGTTTAAAGTAACTGCTGACTTTTATTGGAATGAAAGAAAAAAACTAATATGGAATTAA
- a CDS encoding peptide-methionine (S)-S-oxide reductase has protein sequence MELKKIAFGGGCHWCTEAVFQSLKGVEDVKQGFIASEGKNNTFSEAVIVSFTSEIELEVLVEIHLRTHKSTSKHTMRKKYRSAVYYFTAAQKEQCLHVLQELQNKFDAKIITEILAFKEFKPSNEAFQNYYLKNPKKPFCETYINPKLKLLLNTFSNHVNVSKISNTI, from the coding sequence ATGGAATTAAAAAAAATTGCTTTTGGTGGTGGTTGTCATTGGTGTACAGAAGCTGTTTTTCAATCTTTAAAAGGGGTAGAAGATGTAAAACAAGGGTTTATAGCATCTGAAGGAAAAAACAATACTTTTTCTGAAGCTGTAATAGTAAGCTTTACCTCTGAAATAGAACTTGAAGTATTGGTAGAAATACATCTAAGAACCCATAAAAGTACCAGTAAACACACTATGCGTAAAAAATATAGATCGGCAGTTTATTATTTTACAGCAGCACAAAAAGAACAATGTTTACATGTTTTACAAGAATTACAAAATAAATTCGATGCTAAAATAATTACAGAAATATTAGCTTTTAAAGAATTTAAACCCTCTAACGAAGCTTTTCAGAACTATTATTTAAAAAATCCTAAAAAACCATTTTGTGAAACGTACATCAATCCGAAGTTAAAGTTACTACTCAATACATTTTCTAACCACGTAAATGTGTCAAAAATATCAAACACAATTTAA
- a CDS encoding bifunctional alpha/beta hydrolase/OsmC family protein: MNTLKLEIKNKKGLKLQAYLELPANRKPNNFAIFAHCFSCNSNFTAVKNITRSLAKHGFGVLRFDFTGLGKSEGEFAESHFSANVEDLLAVNEYLTKQYQAPTLLIGHSLGGAAVIVAASKLKNIKAVATIGAPATVNHVTHLFSHAIEEVAEKGEVEVRIGGRPFKINNDFVADFSKTDLPSITKKLRKPLLVMHAPFDKIVGIENAHEIYHNAIHPKSFISLDDADHLLSSSSDSLYVGNMIGAWVEKYFDKQENKMLQTEGEQLVAHLNILEDNFTTSIQTKKHSFIADEPGSVGGDDFGPSPYEYLNAGLAACTAMTLKLYAQRKKWDLQEVFVYISHSKKHSDDLNIEVESPKYLDLIDKKLSFIGNLDAKQKQRLKEIASRCPVHRTLQNDVIIETAIIK, translated from the coding sequence ATGAATACCCTAAAACTAGAAATAAAAAATAAAAAAGGATTAAAGCTTCAAGCATATTTAGAATTACCAGCAAATCGAAAACCCAATAACTTTGCAATTTTTGCACATTGCTTTTCGTGTAATAGCAATTTTACTGCAGTAAAAAATATTACTCGGTCATTAGCCAAACACGGTTTTGGTGTTTTACGATTCGACTTTACTGGTCTTGGAAAAAGTGAAGGTGAATTTGCAGAAAGTCATTTTTCGGCAAATGTAGAAGATTTACTAGCAGTAAACGAATACCTAACAAAACAATACCAAGCACCAACATTACTTATTGGTCATTCACTTGGTGGTGCTGCTGTAATTGTAGCTGCCTCAAAATTAAAAAATATAAAAGCTGTGGCCACTATTGGTGCTCCAGCAACCGTAAACCATGTTACACATTTATTTTCTCATGCCATAGAGGAAGTTGCAGAAAAAGGAGAGGTTGAAGTTCGAATTGGTGGAAGACCTTTTAAAATTAATAATGATTTTGTGGCAGATTTTAGTAAAACAGATTTACCTAGCATTACCAAAAAATTAAGAAAACCTCTGCTAGTTATGCACGCTCCTTTTGATAAAATTGTAGGTATAGAAAACGCTCATGAAATTTACCATAACGCCATACACCCAAAAAGTTTTATTAGTTTAGACGATGCAGACCATTTACTTTCTAGTTCGTCAGATAGCTTATACGTTGGAAATATGATTGGTGCATGGGTAGAAAAATACTTCGATAAACAAGAAAATAAAATGTTGCAAACAGAAGGAGAACAATTAGTAGCACATTTAAATATACTCGAAGACAATTTTACAACTTCTATACAAACCAAAAAACACTCATTCATTGCAGATGAACCTGGCTCTGTTGGTGGAGATGATTTTGGCCCCTCACCATACGAATACTTAAATGCTGGTTTAGCAGCCTGTACTGCAATGACCTTAAAACTCTATGCCCAAAGAAAAAAATGGGACTTGCAAGAAGTTTTTGTATACATTAGTCATTCAAAAAAACATAGTGATGATTTAAATATTGAAGTAGAATCGCCAAAATATTTAGATTTAATTGATAAAAAATTATCATTTATTGGTAATTTAGACGCCAAACAAAAACAACGATTAAAAGAAATTGCCTCTCGATGCCCAGTTCACAGAACACTGCAAAATGATGTAATTATAGAAACAGCAATTATTAAATAA
- a CDS encoding XdhC family protein — protein MLHELKEIVNHAIVNQHKNIKNVLVTVVDLEGSSYRKPGVRMLISENNSMIGAVSGGCVEKEIARRSQSVFKNNIAKVITYNGKYRIGCEGILYILIEPFFISDEFLTEFSKAIQERTSLKITSYYKKEDEIYGNFGSIINCNDRYFNFSDTFSNTTSDDLAIFSQVLKPIFRLIIIGGEHDAVKLCKVAATLGWEVTVLTNVKDSKNSSDFPGAKSVIGSTPETVTFNNIHHNTAIVVMNHSFVKDLQYLLKLSKHKPAYIGVLGAPKRREKLFNALLEYNTDIDDTFLEAIFTPAGLNIGAETPEEIAFSIISEILAVTRKKEVRSLREHS, from the coding sequence ATGCTACACGAACTGAAAGAAATAGTAAATCATGCAATTGTTAACCAACACAAAAACATTAAAAATGTGTTGGTTACCGTTGTAGATTTAGAAGGTTCGTCTTACAGAAAACCCGGAGTTAGAATGCTTATTTCAGAAAACAACTCTATGATTGGTGCTGTAAGTGGTGGTTGTGTAGAAAAAGAAATTGCCCGAAGAAGTCAGTCTGTTTTTAAAAATAATATTGCCAAAGTTATTACCTATAATGGTAAATACCGAATTGGCTGCGAAGGAATTTTATACATTCTTATAGAACCTTTTTTTATTTCTGATGAATTTTTAACCGAATTCTCTAAAGCCATTCAGGAAAGAACTTCTTTAAAAATAACTAGCTATTATAAAAAGGAAGATGAAATTTATGGTAATTTTGGAAGCATTATTAATTGTAATGATAGATACTTCAATTTTTCTGACACTTTTTCTAATACTACTTCAGATGATTTAGCAATATTTTCTCAAGTACTAAAACCTATTTTTAGACTTATAATAATTGGCGGCGAACACGATGCTGTAAAACTATGCAAAGTTGCTGCTACATTGGGTTGGGAAGTAACAGTACTAACCAATGTAAAAGACAGTAAAAATAGTAGTGATTTTCCTGGTGCTAAATCAGTTATTGGAAGCACTCCCGAAACTGTAACTTTTAACAACATTCACCACAATACAGCTATTGTAGTTATGAACCATAGCTTTGTAAAAGATTTACAATATCTTTTAAAACTCTCTAAACATAAACCAGCCTACATTGGTGTTTTGGGTGCTCCGAAGAGAAGAGAAAAACTGTTTAACGCACTATTAGAATACAATACCGATATAGATGATACGTTTCTTGAAGCAATTTTTACACCCGCAGGATTAAACATTGGTGCAGAAACTCCAGAAGAAATTGCCTTTTCTATTATCTCAGAAATTTTGGCAGTTACTAGGAAAAAAGAAGTCCGCTCGCTAAGAGAACATTCTTAA
- a CDS encoding nucleotidyltransferase family protein: protein MKIAILILAAGSSSRMKTPKQLVKINNRYLLDIVLEKTKKIQENDVYCVLGANASLIKSKIVTSAVTLIYNENYKIGLSSSIKKGIEYIENQHKSYNGILIVLGDQPLISEKYMLHMIKIFSENSSKIIGSNYGNKIGVPAIFPVACFKLLKEIKGDEGAGKILQNLTNILLPKETVNLLDIDTPEDLKKIN, encoded by the coding sequence ATGAAAATAGCAATTTTAATTTTAGCTGCAGGTAGTTCTTCTAGAATGAAAACCCCAAAACAGTTGGTAAAAATTAATAATAGATACCTTTTAGATATCGTTTTAGAAAAAACAAAAAAAATACAAGAAAATGATGTTTATTGTGTTTTGGGAGCAAATGCCTCGTTAATTAAAAGTAAAATTGTAACATCAGCAGTAACTTTAATTTACAATGAAAATTACAAAATAGGTTTAAGTAGTAGTATTAAAAAAGGTATTGAATATATAGAAAATCAACATAAATCTTACAATGGTATTCTGATTGTTTTGGGAGATCAACCGTTAATTTCTGAAAAGTATATGCTACATATGATTAAAATTTTTTCTGAAAATTCATCTAAAATAATTGGCTCTAATTATGGAAATAAAATTGGTGTTCCTGCAATTTTTCCAGTAGCTTGTTTTAAATTACTTAAAGAAATTAAAGGAGATGAAGGTGCCGGGAAAATACTACAAAATTTAACGAACATACTACTCCCAAAAGAAACTGTTAACTTGTTAGATATTGATACCCCTGAAGATTTAAAAAAAATAAATTAA
- a CDS encoding DUF423 domain-containing protein, whose translation MALIFGALFGLLSIIFGAFGAHLLKNKRTNELLQSFETGVRYQMFHAIVLLIIGYHIQFNNTIIQTLITYSFIVGVLLFSFSIYALVLIAPKHKYRKFLGPITPLGGLFLAIGWTLLLYKFIFN comes from the coding sequence ATGGCATTAATTTTTGGAGCGTTATTTGGATTATTATCCATTATTTTCGGAGCTTTCGGAGCTCACTTACTAAAAAATAAAAGAACAAATGAACTTTTACAAAGTTTCGAAACTGGAGTAAGATATCAAATGTTTCATGCTATCGTTTTGTTAATAATTGGCTATCATATTCAATTTAATAATACAATTATACAAACGCTTATAACATATAGTTTTATAGTTGGTGTATTATTATTTTCTTTTTCAATTTACGCATTGGTTTTAATAGCTCCAAAACACAAGTATCGAAAATTTTTAGGACCTATTACTCCTTTAGGAGGTTTATTTTTAGCTATTGGTTGGACTTTATTACTGTACAAATTTATATTTAATTAA